DNA sequence from the Scophthalmus maximus strain ysfricsl-2021 chromosome 1, ASM2237912v1, whole genome shotgun sequence genome:
GTATActgattgtttgtttgactgCGTAATCGTGTCTGCTCTCTCAGGGCCGTCCTGGTCCTCCTGGTGCACCTGGTATTACCGGCCTGAGAGGACAAAAGGTGAGATTTAGCAGACTGAGGTAGATAACAGACTTGGGTGACTTCCCGTCCTAaggttgattttaaaatgaatggaaatataatatgtataatatgAGCTGTTTAAGCGAGCTACGCTCCTAACAAGGCTAAGAAGACCGTGTAATGTCCTTTGCATTTTATCCGTTgatctgttttctctccagGGTGACTGTGCTGAGCTCGGTCTTCCAGGAGCAGTTGGCGAAAAGGTGATTTTAGgctgatttgttttatttattcttttatcctTCAAACTCAAGTCTGTgactttgtctttaaaaaacatgaatgtggtGAATCAAGCACAAATTTGTGGCGGGAGCTTCAAGATAGATTCTCTCCTCCGTTGTTTGTCGCCCTCCTCCAGCAACACACGCAAGACTCCAACCCTTTCACCACCCTGTTCTCTTACTTTGCTCCATCCTCTACGGTGTGTAATGGGTCCTGGTACTCGGGGGGGTCTCTGCTTTGGtgatttcctttccttttcccaAGTGTTTTATCCGTCTCCATTTCCCGAACCCCAACATGGTTTTGCAACCAAATTTCGCCATGAGTGTTTCCAGTTTCTGACAATTCAACCCACATCCTAATAGCTGTGTTTACCTACATTTACCGTGGTCCCAGGACAAAGAGTTTTCCTCCATGGTTGAAGTAAATTATCTGCTAACTCCTGCTTTTCCAAGTACGGAAACTGAATCACATAATGTGAAGAGATCACAAGCTTCACCTCTGGTTTTCTACCTCTGCATGTGTCTCTCGCATTCCCCCTTTTCTTGGCGTAAACCAGCTTTTCTCACTAATTTTTCTTCTGTGGCTTCACTAAAAGTTATTTTCACTAACGCAAAagatccattttttaaaaaatcagggTTCTCAGGGCGACCCAGGACATACGGGTCAACCAGGGCAGACAGGGCTTGCAGGGCTCCCAGGCCCCATGGGACCAGTTGGACCTCCAGGTCCGCCCGGACCCCCGGGGCAACCTTACGGCGTTAGCCATGTGAGTAGCGGTCTCTTTAAAAATCTGGATCGAtcagtgtgtgtatacatgtgagAGCTACCAGGACAATAGTCTCTGATGGATCATCTTCCTCATTTCAAATCTCCTCCTTCCAGAGTGACCAGGATGGCTATGTGCTGACCAATGCCCTGCCTGGACTCACAGGCCCACCTGGACCACAGGTAGCCATTTACCCATTCCTGACACTCATGTCCCTCTCTTCACTGTACATGTACTGTCTCACTTTGTCCTGTGTCATGTCTTCCAGGGTCCACCTGGTATTGCAGGTTTACCTGTAAGTACCAGTCTGTACGGCCTTTTGCCTTGTGTTGTTTGAATCTTAGTCTCATATAATCCCTCAAAATTTTACTGTAGAGCAGCACTGTGTTGACATTATTAGACACGTTTAAATTGGGATTTCTAGGGTAAGCCAGGTTTCCCAGGCAACCATGGAGACaaaggagcagagggagcaagAGGACAACCTGGTTTTCCAGGCTTGGATGGATTCCGGGGGCAGTCGGTTCGTATCCTGATAATCTGGGTTCTGTTGCATAATTGCTTCTAATACACTTTAAATTCCATGTAAATAATACAccactcaattttttttttttagactagACTGTTTGACTTGACAAGGCTAGTTTGTTGTCATGGCACCAATAATCTCTTTTGCAAATTTCtagggagaaaagggagaaagaggagagaaaggcgACATGGTGAgttacaaaatacacaaaatatacagGATAACAACATCAATTCAAATTGAGGTTGATGGGTATGTCATTAGTTTTCAATATTTGGACAACATCCTAAAGTATCCTAAaggacaaaatcaaaatgagCTGATGGTGGAGCTACAGGAAAATTAAAGGAGCAGTCCAAATCATTAGGATGCGTCCTCTGCGGAACATGAATGTCCGTAGTAAATGTTTATGGCTGTCCGTCCATAAATGTTGAGAAATTACAACCTTGTGTTGCAGGGTCTGCCAGGGCGAGATGGTGGATCACCTGGCCCTCCAGGGCTCCCCGGACCTCCAGGAGAGATCGTCTACCAGCCGACAGGCGATGTGAGTCGCATCTCGTGTCGCTGACCAAGCGAGATTGCACTTGACCCTGGAAATGTCTAAACATGTGAAGCAAAAATAACCTGCACATAACAGCTTGTCACGTAACTGCTCATTCACTAAATCACTGAAATCAAGTTACTCTGCTGTTTGAGTTACTCATATTCACTAACAGTCACTGCTTTGCTCGATTGTTTGTTCACCTGCACACTAACTGGCTTAACTTTGTCTTGCTGTAGTATAACGACGTAGATTGGAACCAAGGGTGGCAGGTGAGTGGACACACCCTTTGGTCCCATTCACCAGTCGCACTATAAACCTTACTAAACTGACGTCTTTACGTCTTAAACATacgaaaagaaaatgttacctAATTTTTCCATGCCTCATTATTCTGTATTTCATAGGGAGGAGCTGGTATTCCAGGTCGTGCAGGATTCCCGGTATGTGTCGCTGTCTCTGTCACACAGTTAAGAGTGGAAAAATCCAGTTAAGTCTCAGAAATGGAAGCGAATCATGTGTTATTATGTGTCGGATCTAGGGGCCCGTAGGACCAAAAGGAGACAGGGGAGATGCAGGCCTTCCAGGATATGCACCTAAggtaaaataatacatttttcattttacacataaaaaaaaacatattgaatgtacttttttcaacaacagctacatttgaaaaatgaaaaataacatctaCATAGAATACAAGAATTTATTTTAATAGATCTTTCTTTATTCAACTTTGATAATCAGCAGAATGTAATGTTATTTAGTGAATCTAATTAACATACTTCACAGGtgtctaaataaataaataaaggcaaTAATTCATAACTTAATTCTGCTGTAATTTTGAGGTTTTGTAAGAAATCCAAATTTCTTGGTGTTCATATTTCTAAGGCAaagatttgaatgttttgttcaGGGACAAAAAGGAGAGCCTGGTATCGTCATGGGGCCTAATGGGACACCTATGTACCTGGGAAACCTGGCAGGACAGCCGGTAAGAACCTCAGCACTTTAATGAAGTACCAGATAACCCAcctgttcaaatccacacaccgttttctgcatttttttatcattcatacaggcctttttgtttttctgtagcctggaaatgtcagtgtttacagtttgtatttgtgtctcaGGGTGACATGGGACCCCCTGGCCCAGTGGGACCTCCGGTGCgtaacacatttttattgatgCTCCATAACTCTGCAAAATCACATCAGTATAATAAAACCttaccatttcatttttctccaggGGTCATATGGTCCTGAAGGCCAGAAGGGAGAGATCGGGTTTCCAGGACGACCAGTGAGTTTGTTTATtgcaaatgtcaaataaaattttCATATCAAGTCAGTTAAACTTGGTTACAAACAAGTCCATACTACCAATATGAATCTTTAAACTGAGACtacactcacactgtgtgtgtgtgtgtgtgtgtgtgtgttatgctgTAGGGCCGACCTGGGCTGAATGGCGtcaaaggagagaagggagattCGGGCAGTGGATCTGAATATGGATACCCTGTGAGTATCACGTATGTTGTCTTATTATTAGATTAAGTCAATCAGAGTCATTACATAATCAATATTTGTTGTGTCCCAGGGTGCTCCGGGTCCACCAGGCCCCCCTGGACCTCCTGGACCTCCTTCTAGCATCGACGGACTCAGAGTGAGTGGAGACATGAAATATTTAGTGTTGCGGCTGTTTTTGCATGAAGGATGAACTGATTTCCATGCACAAAATTTATTAAGATTTGGATTTGAACCTGACAAGGTTTACCTAGACTgggtgaaaaatgtaattggtAGATGAACAGATTACTTTATCCTTATTAAAAAGTTATGTACAATCTCTACTTGGGTGTGTGATAGATaatctttgtcttttcctttcagGGATACGAGGATTATGCCAGACACTATCCCGGTGAGATTACTTCACATTGTGAATGTGTCAAAATCACTTTCTTATACCAACAGTTAGATGAGGAGAAGGCTGATGCCACCCTTGTTTCAATAGGCAGAGAGCAAATTAATTTACTGAGGCAAGCAGCAGAGAAAGATACGGCCATTAGAATAGATCCCCATTAGATACTGACTACAATAGATGTTCAGAATCAGATGGTGGTGGTGTAGATTCAGCATGTGAATGTTAGAAACCATTGGACGAGTGTCCATGGACATTATGCGCACAACTTACAGTAACTTAACATTCCTGCTGTTCCTCTTGTTTATAGCTGTCAAAGGAGAGAAAGGTGACACTGGACCACCGGGATTACTTCAAATACCAGGTAGGGAGATTTTAGATATGCCAAAAATGCTGAAagtaaatgttttgtattttagaCCAATTTAGATTTAAAGCAAGGTCTTTTGTTTCTGATCCAGGGAGCGGGTCCACCTATGACATATACACTTTAAAGGTAAGCATCAACTTTAAAGACTTGTATGAGTCATATTTTATGGTTTACTACTTCCATAATaagaattgttttttaaatctgtattgATGTTTATGTGCCCAGAATGAGTTGAAAGGTGAAGTGGGCAGTCCTGGCttcaaaggagagaaaggagaaccAGGAGGAGGATATTATGACCCACGCTTTGGAGCGAGTGAAGTCGGAGCGCCAGGAGTGCCTGGACCTCCGGTAAAATCAAACTCTCAGAAACCAATTGCAAcgtttattgtatttgtattaaatACAAGGGATGAATAAATACATCCTGAATGATGTTATTCTACTTCTACCATACTGGGAAATCTGactctgtccttttctttttccttgcCCCATCAGGGCCCTCAAGGTGACTCCATCGTTGGCCCACCAGGTCCTCAGGGGCCAACTGGTGCACCAGGAAGAGGCTACGATGGGCGGCCTGGGCCACCCGGGCCACCTGGGCCCCCAGGACCCTATATATCTGGATCTCACAGAGGCACACAGAGTCAGTTCCAATCGTAAACACACGCGAGTAATCCAGATTAAGTCTGTGTTTAAGTCTCATTCCAGCTCATGTGACTGTCTTTTTAATAACAGCGATCAGTATTCCTGGGCCACCGGGGCCACCTGGAGTGCCCGGACTACCTGCACATTCCTCTGGGGTGAGAAAATCTCTGACGCAGACACATGAATCTTATTTATGACCTCATTACCTCTCATTCAGTACGAAATGTCTGACTACACCTCTGCTGGACTTTGGTAAATGACTCTTGTAGGTGACCGTGTTGAGGACTTATGATACAATGACAGCCACCGCTAGAAGACAACCTGAGGGCTCTCTGGTATACATTTTGGACCGAACAGATCTGTACTTACGGGTCAGAGACGGAGTTCGACAAGTCCAGGTGAACATTTCACTTAATTATGAACCAGAATGACACATAAATACTTCttctatcttttatttatgCAGTTGTTTCCTCATTTTTTCAGCTTGGAAGCTACATTGCTTTGCCCCGCGAGGATGTGAGTGcaatttttcctttcttctcttcccaAGAACATACAACTCgccatgttttaataaatctcATGCACTTTATCAACAGGGTAATGAGGTTGCAGCCGTGGAGCCCCCACCCGTCGTCCCCTACTCCCCAGATCACCACTCCCACATTGACTTCCAAAGCCCACCCgacagtcacagtcagtcacagcCCGACGGGCACCATccgacacacacagagccgCGATACCCGTCAAACCCTGATCCAAGATACACAACCCACCCTGACCCGCGCTATCAGCCCGATCCGCGGTACCCAGCTCAAACAGATCCAAGGTTTCCAAGttacacagaaagacaaaaccAACCAGATGGTAGGTATTCTGTCCATACTACCCAGGACCGCCCCGCACACCCGGACAGTCGCTATGCAGTCACCCCTCAGCgaagacctcctcctcctgtgcccCACATTCCAGTCCACCATCACGCTTCAGGTCCAGGGGTAAGAGAGGCCACTTTAAAACAGGCATACTCTCATCACCTGTTTTTTATCACGTAATTGTGTAACATTACCGTGCATGTGGGTGTTTCCACAGCTCCACCTGATCGCCCTGAACAGCCCTCAGACTGGCTCCATGAGGGGGATCCGCGGTGCAGACTTTCTGTGCTTCACCCAGGCTCAGGCCATTGGCATGAAGGGAACTTTCCGGGCTTTCCTGTCTGCCAGACTCCAGCATCTCAACAGCATCGTCCGCAAGGCAGACAGGGGCCGTTTGCCAATAGTCAACCTGAAGGTACTCAACAGAGATTTTTCAACCATTCTGAAGGGACTGTTTTTAGATTTtgggaaatgtatttatttggaTTCTTGCGTCAGATGAGTGGATCAGTACCACTAGATAACAATTCACCAGATCAGAACAATGTAAATAAAGGCACCCAGTGTAAGTCCACATTCCTGTTTGGATATTAAAGGGGATAGTAGAGACCTCATAAACACGGCTAAGGAGGAGGCATCAGTTTACAGTAGGCCACCACTCTGCAACACATTTGATTATTCATTCCAGACAAAAGCAAGACAGCCGAGCATTCTCACTTTGAATGAAGGCAAGTAACTAAAATACACTACTAATCGTCACAGGATTTTGGAGCTAAATCGTGTCGTCTCATCTCTCTCAGGATGAGGTGCTGTTCGACAATTGGGACGCCATCTTCACCGATGGCAGAATGAAGGATAACGTGCCGATCTACTCCTTCAGTGGCAAGAATGTTCTCAGTGACAGCACATGgtgagcaaaaaagaaaactaaagaaaagaaaaacttccaGCAAATGACAATATATCATGATTattgaacattgttttttttgtattctgaaAGTCAAGCAGtacaaattacacatttcacaaaaatcTTTTCACTCCACCCGGTCTTTGTTGTCCCAGGCCAGAGAAGATGATGTGGCACGGGTCAAACAGTGACGGTCAGCAGCACGCCGACGGCTTCTGCGAGACGTGGCGCGTGGACGACCGGGCGCTTACCGGCATGGCGTCGTCGCTGCAGCGCGGCAGTTTGCTCCAGCAGAGCTCaagcagctgctccagctcctaCGTCGTGCTGTGCATCGAGAACAGCTACATCGGCCACTCTAAGAGATagacaggcacacgcacacaaacacacacacacacacacacacacacacacacacactcacatacacacacacacacacacacacacacttttatctATCGTTGCACTGTATGTGGTGCTTTGTaaataagttgtttttcttctaattgATAATTAGTTTATGTTTTTTAGCCCCTCTCCAATGGTGCTATACAGGATTTTCCCTATGTTGAACCAAAGTTAAGCTCAGGTGACCTACAGTGTAACACACCCTCTGGCAGCAAGTCTGAACCGTTGACGGCAacagtgtatttgtgtttgcgACTTGTCAGCTCATATGCtgataaaaatattgaaattacCTCGCTCGGTGCCCTGGTATTGAATTATCTCAAAAAAGTACTCAGCaacttttgaaaaagatttaacaagacttgtttctgtttttaaggTATTTGTGAAATCTTCAAAGACTCTTCTAAccatctggatgaaaaaaaaatatttccttaatattaaattaaaatcaaactcAACGtcaaaagtaaagtaaaaaagtaatgtgttttcttttaaacagtTATATTTCTCTAAACTGATTTATACTACTACACTTCTATTTTCCATCTAGGACTTTAGGATAttctaacattttcttttctaaaccGTGACGTTGAAGCGCTGTCTCTAAAAATGTATCCATGTGTATATTCTTAAGAAAAGTTTACACTCTGTGACTGTTATATAATGGGAATACATGCAAGGCAGATTTATCTCAGAGAGGGACACACCACTGTGACCATTTGTAGGAAATTATGTCTTGACCACCGCAGAAGAATTGTGTAACAAGAAATACGCGTGGTACTTTTCATGTTTCCTTGTCTTCCCTGCATTTGACATGAAATTTTACAGCTCAAGTGCCtgagtttaaaaacaatttaaataccACATTTACTTTTATGGGCAGTATTTTCCAGTGCTGCACTGGAAGACGGAGTGATTGATATACACAGACGATTTCAATGCTGTTTATCTCTTTAAACAGTCAGTGCAGACAGTAAACACATCCAAGAGCGGGAGATACATGGTATATAAAATGTATCTTAGAATTTCTTCTCCTTTCCACTGATTATATCTGTAACCCATAGCACTTGAGTAATCGCCTTTTCGTTTTGCTACTGTCTTACATGGGGagatattttcagattttttttttagcagtaaCAAagggatgtttatttttttataaactgtgCTTTTTCTAGTTCAACTattaatgtgtgatgtgaatGCTTTCACTGGGAATAGTAACATTTCCAAATATACCCAGCAAATGTGCAAATGGTCTGATGTGTTTTGTAATCCTGCAGATTACATTTACAGTTTCccacgtacagtatatataaagtttgtgcacatacaaatacagtttATGTACAGTTATCTGGACAGGATTCAGCCATAAATGTTTTATgcactgttgctttttttgtttccccccccccacgagaGCAGTACAGTATAGGCACTAAAGCTAACTTAGTGGTCTCAAGTGGAGAGGATACAAGCACATCTGTTAAACCTGATTGTCAGTGATCGGTTTCTGGAGGGTGgaattaaaatgtcatgtaaTAACATAGCATAACATAACTTGAGTGTATTAACTCCTGCACATTGCAGTCTGTCTCCTTTTGTTAAGTGAGCAACGTTTCTGGAATGTTGCATCTCCGTGAATAAATCTCTGTGGAAACTGTGAGTTACGTTCTCCTCTGAAGGTGTGTGGCATTTGTCTTGAACTGATATGCCAGTCAGATTAGTAAA
Encoded proteins:
- the LOC118304899 gene encoding collagen alpha-1(XVIII) chain isoform X2, whose amino-acid sequence is MVLTGDEVLPSNLTGDVFKTNGTFEGVLDSSLTPADSRSNASDPRCLPVPSHWPICVGKRPTFFTLPNFFNHTSVAEVGAVLQEWAWLARAGCHHGTEWFLCLLLAPRCSSPPAALHLPCRGFCHVLQDSCWASLENGRLPVECRLLPERAEKPPCASVSNWKEESGVSLLQLIGDLQPGEITRVYGPRGEAAYAFTSATASGQPALAHIPNPFYRHFSLLFHIKPTTPAASVLFSITDGPQRLMYVAVKLSAVQSGRQRVQFFYTEPDSEASYEAASFDVPSMVDTWSRFSLSVFEDRVTFYHGCDSEQQVVKFERSPDPMELDTGAGIFVGHGGGADADKFQGEIAELKVVGNPRAAEHLCDDEDDSDAASGDFGSGDGESRQTGHTVKTTPAPLRPVPEPPLISSKGTRLKETGPGGGKGEKGDRGEMGFKGDRGPAGPKGDSGSSSGSGVSSQGGERGLKGDKGAKGSSGFGYPGNKGERGAKGPAGPPGPPGPAAEVVRLGDGSVVQQVAGPIGPPGQPGLNGAAGPSGADGEPGDPGEDGKAGPAGPQGVPGSPGTPGSNGQKGERGEGQPGPRGPPGLPGPPGPGTGDRPTFVDMEGSGFPDLDKIQGLPGPPGPPGPPGIPGTSVAMGSNGPIAFGPPGPPGQDGVPGLPGRPGPPGAPGITGLRGQKGDCAELGLPGAVGEKQHTQDSNPFTTLFSYFAPSSTGSQGDPGHTGQPGQTGLAGLPGPMGPVGPPGPPGPPGQPYGVSHSDQDGYVLTNALPGLTGPPGPQGPPGIAGLPGKPGFPGNHGDKGAEGARGQPGFPGLDGFRGQSGEKGERGEKGDMGLPGRDGGSPGPPGLPGPPGEIVYQPTGDGGAGIPGRAGFPGPVGPKGDRGDAGLPGYAPKGQKGEPGIVMGPNGTPMYLGNLAGQPGDMGPPGPVGPPGSYGPEGQKGEIGFPGRPGRPGLNGVKGEKGDSGSGSEYGYPGAPGPPGPPGPPGPPSSIDGLRGYEDYARHYPAVKGEKGDTGPPGLLQIPGSGSTYDIYTLKNELKGEVGSPGFKGEKGEPGGGYYDPRFGASEVGAPGVPGPPGPQGDSIVGPPGPQGPTGAPGRGYDGRPGPPGPPGPPGPYISGSHRGTQTISIPGPPGPPGVPGLPAHSSGVTVLRTYDTMTATARRQPEGSLVYILDRTDLYLRVRDGVRQVQLGSYIALPREDGNEVAAVEPPPVVPYSPDHHSHIDFQSPPDSHSQSQPDGHHPTHTEPRYPSNPDPRYTTHPDPRYQPDPRYPAQTDPRFPSYTERQNQPDGRYSVHTTQDRPAHPDSRYAVTPQRRPPPPVPHIPVHHHASGPGLHLIALNSPQTGSMRGIRGADFLCFTQAQAIGMKGTFRAFLSARLQHLNSIVRKADRGRLPIVNLKDEVLFDNWDAIFTDGRMKDNVPIYSFSGKNVLSDSTWPEKMMWHGSNSDGQQHADGFCETWRVDDRALTGMASSLQRGSLLQQSSSSCSSSYVVLCIENSYIGHSKR